Below is a window of Arabidopsis thaliana chromosome 2, partial sequence DNA.
TTGCACTTCGAGTCTTCATTTTTCCACCTTTCTTCaccatttttcttcaaactGAGCTCGCGGAAGAACAATCAATGATCAGAGAAGGAAGAATCGGTGAAGATGGAACAGAAACTGTAGAAACGAAGGTGAAATCACCAGATTTGTGTGAGGAaatgctctgataccatattagaAGTCGAGAACAAAAGAGTTTTGTGaaatgattttctattttctcaaaTGTAAAAGTAATTACAAAGCTGATTATATACAATTCTCCTAAACCAACTAAACCAAGCTACAATGTACAATCTAAGCTAAACCGGATTACAATAGGTAAGTTAATACCCACGAATCAAGGAATCATTTGTATTTGAATGTGTCTTCTCTGCTGAAGTTTGGCGATTGATAACACAACGGCTTCAGACATCACCCCCTCCGCTCCTCTGGGATCAAATCCTTCTTTGGCTACCTAAAGCTTCAACATCTAAACATCGTAATCTAGCTCTCCTTCAAGGTTGGCAAGGTGCAATCTATGCATTGTGGAAGGAACGAAATCGCCGATTCCATGATggtctctccctctcttcgGGTACAATCGCAATGGACGTCATGTCCACCATGATTAACAAGTGTAAAGTAATGATTCAGCTGGACTTAAAGCGTGGAATTTCACTTCTCCAATGTTGGACTCACTATGGTTTAAATCAAGATTAtggctctgtttttctttatgcaggtttctctgtttttgattcttaCTCTTTCTAGCATTCTCTGCTagtcctctttcttctctttctggTTGTAATAGTTTCGTCTTCTTTCattgtaattttttcttccatttattttaaaaaaccggtaaacaaaaaaaagtatacaaTAATTCCATTCTCATACTTTTTGTCGTATATATTGACTTAATTAGGAATCTAAACAGAAATCAGTATTTAGTAATGattaatattgattcaaaaattTTGACTTAAAATTGATCGAGAGTCAGTGTATAGCGAGAGAGGCTAAATATATAGTCATGGAATACAACTCTGTTACTATATTCCCTAAAAGTCAAGATCTATAGTAATAAATTCGtgtaaaataaacaaaagatagaACATAGATTTAGAGAACATTAGAGTAAATGTAAGAGAACTGGACAAAGAACGATGAGAGGAAATAGATTTTTTCGAATAAATTGAAAtgaattcaaaaccaaaatagtgTAAACCTTACAAATCCGAAAATGGTTTTAACAAAGACAATTGAAATcaataatgaaagaaacatgaaataaTCAAATCGAATGCAAAGAAATGTAACAAAATTGTCCATCTAAAACAACCGTCACATTTTTGAAAGACCAGCAAATCACTCCTTCTTTTCGACCTTCACCTTAAAAACCTCTTTCTTAACAGCCTCCTTCTTCACAATAATCAGCTCAACACTTCCCCTATCAACAGTAACCTCTTCATCTAACTCCACCACTGTCCCTTTCTTTTTGATATCAACACGCTCGTCTCCAACAATCAAGGTATTAGGTGTAGCAGCTCCACGAATAACACCCTCCGCATCAAACTCTAGTTTAGACTTTCCCAAGTATATAGGTTCAAGACATAATTTCTTCGAAGTTGAAGATCAATCTGATGCATCAATTTCTGTAGCATAGACACGCTTAGAAGATGGAGTAATAGACTCGGTTGTTTCCTGGCTATTCTCTATCATGAGTGGTACCTATTGTATTATAATACACGATTAAAGATTAGACATATGAATGGAAGCacaataaatacaaattattataaGTGTTATGATTAATGATATATGTTTATAGTAGGATTACCTGATCACCAGAAACGATTGAAGCCGCGTTGACAATCTCAGCAGAGTCCTCTAGCAATTGGTCATCAAGAAGTCCATCCTTGAGGAGAACCTTTGAAACCTTGTAGATCTCTTTTCTCATCCCATATATTCTCTTTCTCAACACATACCAGGAAAAGAAATGTCTTTCCAATCAAATTTTTCACGGGATCATGCAATACATCTGGATCCTCGATCTCCTCAACGGAGCCATCAAGTACAAAAGCAGAGGACTCGCCAATAATTTCAGAGCAAATTGAATCAAATAGCAACAATTTCGCCTCTCCAGTATTATCAATGACTTTAGCAAAACATCATGaacctgtaaaaaaaaaacaactcatACAATATAAGTAAGACCGTTTGAGAAAATCCATAAACATTTTCCAAATTAATAAAACGCATAGGGAGTGCATATGCACCTAGTAACAACATTTGTGACCACATACTTGCACATGTCACACCATAAACGTGGTTTCTTTCCTTTGTTATTGACACCATGCACCCCATCATGTAGATATGTGTTACCTTCTTTTTGCAAACTTTGCAACTGATGAAGTACCAAGCCCAATCTGTATCTATCGCATAAATAGTACACAATACCCTTACCTTACCAATGTACACATacataaaatttcaaacattaggatatataacaaaaaagatcATCAAGgtcaaaaacaccaaaaataatatgatcTCACACCTCTACATAATTAATGAGTTATGAGATAGTGTTCCTTGCGAACTCAGCATAGTCAACATTCTGACCAGCGACCATTTGAAACCTTGGAACTCTCTCTCGATGTACGCAAATGATACCATCCGCTGGGAGTATAGATTTAAAAGCAGAACCGGTATTCAtatacattacaaaaaaagcaaaattcaATATGAGCAGGTTCGTATGGTTAGCAAAACTTACGATCGCACGAAAACATCAACCTCTGGGAAAGGTGGATTGACATGTACTTGAGAGGAGTCAAACGAATTAGATAAACTTCGAACACctaatatttgatattcaataaaaattacGAATCAATCTATAGAAAATATGACATCTTCGTACCATTATAAGCCTTTATTTTGGAAAACCGTAAGAGGTAGACCACAATCTTGCCATCAGACTCCTGACAGGACCTAAAGACATGTTCGGCGAACGAACTCCACAAAGTTACAGCCAATCTCTCATCCCTGTTA
It encodes the following:
- a CDS encoding reverse transcriptase zinc-binding protein, with product MSSANDTPVWAIDGRPYFSFSSKSVWNAIRISNQVQSWVPLVWHKAVIPRHAITSWLFILNRNPTLDRLSTWGFDIELDCLLCGFTDRCLLDLYCLHKNSVDLPLDVPEDSHELCNTCQQCDQYDCNLTAEPSSSVIALRVFIFPPFFTIFLQTELAEEQSMIREGRIGEDGTETVETKTSPPPLLWDQILLWLPKASTSKHRNLALLQGWQGAIYALWKERNRRFHDGLSLSSGTIAMDVMSTMINKCKVMIQLDLKRGISLLQCWTHYGLNQDYGSVFLYAGFSVFDSYSF